A window of Eubacteriaceae bacterium ES3 contains these coding sequences:
- a CDS encoding 3-isopropylmalate dehydratase small subunit produces the protein MKNFDGNVLFLNRSDINTDEIIPAKYLTEITKEALKPYLLEDLVLNGFEQKDVLDKAVIVTRENFGCGSSREHAPWALEVNGINTVIAENFARIFRQNMYNCGMFAIELPKETIDHLFNKYAGKSTYVKIDVDSSKITLEQDGEEEVIDFSVGEFDQTLVKEGGWVGYADKNY, from the coding sequence ATGAAAAATTTCGACGGTAATGTTTTATTTTTAAATCGCAGTGATATTAATACGGATGAAATCATTCCGGCCAAATATTTGACAGAAATTACAAAAGAGGCCTTAAAACCTTATCTTCTGGAAGATCTTGTTCTTAATGGTTTTGAACAGAAAGATGTTCTGGATAAGGCAGTTATTGTTACCCGTGAAAACTTTGGATGTGGTTCATCCCGTGAGCATGCACCATGGGCACTGGAAGTCAATGGCATTAATACTGTTATTGCCGAAAATTTTGCTCGAATTTTCAGACAAAATATGTATAACTGCGGAATGTTCGCTATCGAACTTCCAAAAGAAACGATCGATCATCTCTTTAATAAGTACGCAGGAAAGTCAACTTATGTCAAAATTGACGTAGATTCCAGTAAAATTACATTAGAGCAAGATGGGGAAGAAGAAGTCATAGATTTTTCCGTCGGAGAATTTGACCAAACACTAGTAAAAGAAGGTGGATGGGTAGGTTACGCTGACAAAAATTATTAA
- a CDS encoding 3-isopropylmalate dehydratase large subunit — protein sequence MGKTIAEKIFDAHRVEEPFPDTHVLKLDRVFCHEITTPIAITDLMARGMDRVFDPTKIKAVIDHVTPAKDSKTATQGKILRDWAKRHEIKDFFDIGKNGVCHAIFPEKGFVRPGYTIIMGDSHTCTHGAFGAFAAGIGTTDLEVGILKGVCAFHFPKTIKIVLNGQLKPGVYAKDLILFIIKELTVNGATNMVIEFTGQAIDDMSMESRMTLCNMAIEAGGTCGICYPDMTTVDYLWDFIQDEFDSKEAALQDYSKWVSDEDAEYEHVLTYDVSQLEPMMTVGYKPDQVKTVKEMEGTKVDQIYIGSCTNGRIEDLRVAAEVLKGHTISADVRAIVSPATPAIYSMALKEGIIEIFQDAGFCVTNPTCGACLGMSNGVLAEGEVCASTTNRNFNGRMGKGGMVHLMSPATAAATAISGTVKNSEIYKG from the coding sequence ATGGGAAAAACTATTGCAGAAAAAATATTTGATGCACATCGTGTGGAAGAACCATTTCCAGATACCCATGTTTTAAAACTGGACCGGGTTTTCTGCCACGAAATTACAACACCAATTGCGATCACTGATCTTATGGCCAGAGGCATGGATCGGGTATTTGATCCTACTAAAATAAAAGCTGTTATTGATCATGTTACACCAGCTAAAGATTCTAAAACTGCTACTCAGGGAAAAATTTTAAGAGACTGGGCCAAACGCCACGAAATCAAAGACTTTTTCGATATCGGAAAGAATGGTGTCTGTCATGCTATTTTCCCGGAAAAAGGCTTTGTTCGTCCTGGATACACCATCATAATGGGAGACTCACATACTTGTACTCACGGCGCTTTTGGAGCATTTGCTGCAGGTATTGGGACAACCGACCTGGAAGTTGGTATTTTAAAGGGAGTTTGCGCTTTCCATTTTCCAAAGACCATCAAAATTGTATTAAATGGCCAATTAAAACCAGGTGTCTATGCAAAAGACCTGATTCTTTTCATAATTAAAGAATTAACGGTTAATGGTGCGACTAATATGGTAATTGAGTTCACTGGCCAAGCGATTGATGATATGTCCATGGAATCACGAATGACCTTATGCAATATGGCGATTGAAGCCGGCGGAACCTGTGGGATCTGTTATCCAGACATGACCACCGTTGATTACTTATGGGATTTTATTCAGGATGAATTTGACTCCAAAGAAGCAGCTCTTCAAGACTACTCCAAATGGGTTTCGGATGAAGATGCTGAATATGAGCATGTACTGACCTATGATGTATCTCAACTTGAACCTATGATGACTGTTGGTTACAAACCTGACCAGGTTAAAACAGTTAAAGAAATGGAAGGCACCAAAGTCGACCAGATTTATATTGGCTCCTGTACAAACGGCAGAATCGAAGACCTCCGTGTTGCTGCCGAAGTACTTAAAGGTCATACAATATCTGCTGACGTTAGAGCTATTGTCAGTCCGGCTACACCAGCAATCTACTCTATGGCCCTTAAAGAAGGGATTATTGAAATTTTTCAGGATGCCGGTTTTTGTGTGACAAATCCAACATGTGGCGCCTGTCTGGGGATGAGTAATGGTGTTTTAGCCGAAGGTGAAGTCTGTGCTTCTACAACCAATCGTAACTTTAACGGTCGTATGGGTAAGGGTGGAATGGTCCATCTAATGAGTCCAGCTACCGCTGCTGCGACAGCAATCAGTGGCACTGTAAAAAATTCTGAAATATATAAAGGCTAG
- a CDS encoding MFS transporter — protein sequence MNQSVKPISTFTILAMAFFGMGVGTITPALNAIFVQFSDLPITTLLLVSTLPSLTVIPATIISGSIAGNKVSFKILAVIGMTLFIIGGVAPYFMTDFTNILIQRAIFGIGLGIMSPLANALVMGVYEGDRIATMTGIVTLSMNIGGMVLQFLGGYLANIGWNYAFLPHALGVVSLLMVIFFLPEPPKAPVQSEAAAAPKDKLPMKLWIIVVVYGVYTLSIYPMLVNMSTLIVDRGLGTTATAGIILALLTIGGMVAGSVFGKVFKMSGRFIMAVGYGLGAVGLALVAFAGNIALLSVGVFIEGFAMSTLIPASMMLISMTVKPSQMALGVSIFMAGMNLFGFMSTYWIGAIASITGDAVTAPIMVGAAVVAAFFVLYLFVNPLKGEAPKPAENTEA from the coding sequence ATGAATCAATCTGTCAAACCTATCTCTACATTTACGATTTTGGCCATGGCCTTTTTTGGAATGGGTGTCGGAACCATTACCCCAGCTCTTAATGCAATTTTTGTTCAATTCTCTGATCTACCGATCACTACGCTTTTACTTGTATCGACCTTACCATCACTGACGGTCATTCCCGCAACTATCATCTCTGGCTCGATTGCCGGTAATAAAGTTAGCTTTAAAATTTTGGCAGTCATTGGTATGACACTCTTTATCATCGGTGGTGTTGCTCCATATTTTATGACTGACTTTACCAATATCTTAATTCAACGTGCGATATTTGGAATCGGCCTTGGTATCATGTCTCCACTTGCAAACGCATTGGTTATGGGCGTTTATGAAGGTGATAGAATCGCTACAATGACCGGGATTGTTACCTTGTCTATGAATATTGGTGGTATGGTTCTCCAGTTCCTGGGCGGATACTTAGCTAATATCGGTTGGAATTATGCTTTCCTGCCTCACGCATTAGGCGTTGTTTCGTTATTAATGGTAATCTTTTTCTTACCTGAACCACCAAAAGCACCAGTACAATCAGAAGCTGCTGCTGCTCCTAAAGATAAGCTGCCAATGAAATTATGGATCATCGTAGTCGTTTATGGTGTTTACACTTTATCAATCTATCCAATGCTTGTTAATATGTCAACCTTGATTGTTGATCGTGGTCTAGGTACAACAGCTACCGCTGGCATAATTTTAGCACTCTTAACCATCGGTGGTATGGTTGCTGGTTCTGTATTCGGTAAAGTGTTTAAAATGTCCGGCCGCTTTATTATGGCTGTTGGATATGGTCTTGGCGCTGTTGGTCTGGCACTTGTTGCTTTCGCAGGAAATATTGCACTTCTTTCAGTCGGCGTTTTTATTGAAGGTTTTGCAATGTCTACACTGATTCCTGCCAGTATGATGCTTATTTCAATGACCGTTAAACCTTCGCAAATGGCATTGGGAGTATCAATCTTTATGGCTGGTATGAACCTTTTCGGTTTTATGTCAACTTACTGGATTGGCGCAATTGCGTCAATTACCGGCGACGCTGTAACTGCTCCAATCATGGTAGGAGCTGCCGTTGTTGCTGCCTTCTTTGTACTTTATCTGTTTGTTAACCCGCTAAAAGGCGAGGCTCCTAAACCTGCAGAAAATACAGAAGCCTAA
- a CDS encoding C39 family peptidase has translation MKKLLPYLLLPLLLLFCWSPVFAQDLPVLNYQTHVQNDGWQEILEAGEMSGTTGRSLRLEGIKIYLDNSGYDLGISYQTHIQNIGWEENSTRWKTNGEMSGTEGLSYRLEAIQIRLTGSDAELFDIYYQVHAQNFGWMNWAKNGDSSGTAGYSYRLEGIRIVIVPKGESPPVTNIDQNKAFLERPTVSGNLLLHDSTDLFNKYALGLDSVVLTNEGITLDSSAIFGVYTSVEMKTSPFNKMVCSWNVTTPENSLIQLEARVYTSSGWSNWLSWGQWGSNIQRLSGTGITSDAIAYVDVDTLQVKNGLTASQLQYRVVLVSPRAGVTPTVSLVSAAIRNTSATINKTYTDSPDLSNLPILAVPQLSQMLRDPSIADSICSPTSMAMILNYYGYSVSPETAAWAIYDYAYRDFGNWPFNTAYAGSLGYQAYVDYSTIEGLKREIAAGHPVAVAVAYKNSSSAYGNLPIIDGAPISSTFGHLIVVCGFTTINGVEYVVINDPAASFNAGVRVNYRLDQFSSAWGQSGNIAYIVK, from the coding sequence ATGAAAAAATTATTACCTTACCTCTTATTACCGCTGCTTTTGCTTTTTTGCTGGTCACCGGTATTTGCACAGGATCTTCCAGTTTTAAATTACCAAACCCATGTTCAAAATGACGGATGGCAGGAAATTTTGGAGGCCGGTGAAATGAGTGGCACCACCGGTAGAAGTCTGCGGCTGGAAGGGATTAAGATTTATCTGGACAACAGCGGTTATGATCTGGGAATTTCCTATCAGACCCACATTCAAAATATCGGCTGGGAAGAAAACAGCACCAGGTGGAAAACAAATGGAGAAATGAGCGGAACCGAAGGCTTGTCCTATAGGCTTGAAGCTATCCAGATCCGGCTTACCGGATCTGATGCTGAACTATTTGATATTTATTATCAGGTTCATGCTCAAAATTTCGGCTGGATGAACTGGGCCAAAAACGGCGATAGTTCGGGAACAGCTGGCTATTCCTATCGTTTAGAAGGAATCAGAATTGTGATTGTTCCCAAAGGGGAGAGTCCACCAGTAACTAATATCGACCAGAATAAGGCTTTTCTTGAGCGGCCAACTGTTTCTGGAAATCTGTTGCTTCACGATTCTACCGATCTCTTTAATAAATATGCTCTCGGGCTGGATTCTGTTGTTCTGACTAATGAGGGGATTACACTTGATTCCTCAGCTATCTTTGGTGTATACACTTCGGTAGAGATGAAAACCAGTCCCTTTAATAAAATGGTCTGTTCCTGGAATGTCACCACTCCAGAAAATTCTCTGATCCAATTAGAAGCGCGAGTTTATACCAGTTCAGGCTGGTCAAACTGGCTTTCCTGGGGGCAGTGGGGGTCTAATATTCAAAGGCTTTCCGGAACCGGCATCACCTCCGATGCCATTGCTTATGTAGACGTAGATACCTTACAAGTGAAAAACGGTCTGACAGCCAGTCAGCTCCAATATAGAGTTGTTCTCGTGTCGCCGCGGGCAGGTGTTACACCGACAGTCTCATTAGTGTCGGCAGCCATTCGAAACACCTCTGCAACCATTAATAAAACTTACACCGATTCGCCAGACCTTTCAAATCTGCCGATTCTAGCAGTGCCACAACTTTCACAGATGCTCCGTGATCCGTCTATTGCAGATTCTATCTGTAGCCCCACTAGTATGGCGATGATTCTAAACTATTATGGTTACAGTGTCTCCCCAGAAACTGCAGCCTGGGCGATTTATGACTATGCTTATAGGGACTTTGGCAACTGGCCTTTCAATACTGCCTATGCCGGCAGTCTAGGATATCAAGCCTATGTCGACTATTCAACCATTGAAGGATTAAAAAGAGAAATCGCTGCTGGTCATCCTGTTGCTGTAGCCGTTGCCTACAAAAATTCTTCCAGTGCATATGGTAACTTGCCGATAATCGATGGTGCTCCCATCAGTTCAACTTTCGGCCATCTTATCGTCGTATGTGGTTTCACTACAATCAACGGCGTTGAATATGTTGTTATTAATGACCCGGCTGCCAGTTTTAATGCTGGTGTTCGAGTAAACTACCGGTTGGACCAATTTTCAAGCGCCTGGGGACAATCTGGAAATATTGCATATATTGTAAAATAA
- a CDS encoding nitroreductase family protein codes for MDLQKTLENRVSVRTYDASTKVSPATLEDLVKAAQLAPSWKNSQTARYYFVVTEPLLENLKATCLPPFNQKNAADAPVLLVTTFIKDVSGFEKGGEAINECGNGWGYYDLGLANQNLLLKASELGLKSLIMGIRDAVKIREMLSIDETEEIVSVIALGYSEASPQRPKRKEIAEISKFF; via the coding sequence ATGGATTTACAAAAAACATTAGAGAATCGTGTTAGCGTGCGCACCTATGATGCTTCAACTAAAGTTTCTCCAGCCACACTGGAAGATCTTGTAAAGGCTGCTCAATTAGCGCCTTCCTGGAAAAATTCCCAGACTGCACGTTATTATTTTGTTGTTACCGAACCGCTGCTGGAGAATTTAAAAGCCACTTGTCTGCCACCATTCAATCAAAAAAATGCTGCTGACGCTCCTGTTCTTCTGGTCACAACCTTTATCAAAGATGTTTCCGGTTTTGAAAAAGGCGGGGAAGCAATTAACGAATGTGGTAACGGATGGGGATATTATGATCTGGGACTGGCCAATCAGAATCTTTTACTAAAAGCCTCCGAGCTGGGTTTAAAATCACTGATTATGGGGATTCGCGATGCTGTGAAAATTCGTGAAATGCTTTCAATCGATGAGACTGAAGAAATCGTTTCAGTGATTGCTCTCGGTTATTCTGAAGCTTCTCCACAACGACCTAAACGGAAGGAAATCGCTGAAATCTCTAAATTTTTCTAA